A window of the Cryptosporidium parvum Iowa II chromosome 7, whole genome shotgun sequence genome harbors these coding sequences:
- a CDS encoding membrane proteins related to the mechanosensitive ion channel (having plasmodium orthologs, 6x transmembrane domains), whose translation MENLGPTDDKNHVNAGKGRRGTRFSIIWRKPEEDKERTNEKREHHRFSIWNQKPLGEKKTINAKASNIDAKNNVDKIGVFLGRNEDEQSICTNQLEDEKSQRNIFQKLGSDLFFKRPSKVFEEKKEEEEEEDESETWIYTVFRFFFPDSAPLSWLFFLACSSIAAYVNYLIDNNFSVSSAKCATVIYFMDVATYLFMMIVRLIIFRLILPWLCPEGRIFAALSGTADPELIYCLWAGQISLLWKLQLTLNKEENGYTLPLLNDDSVIPLLSGSIILKSRLMVLIFAIRRLILAFIMFFFMLDFIGSMSKLLVGFLLKYRFLRLINCNWTKLRPHIVEGLRMIPNQNSRFLLSKFSSKNRSKEKPMNKGDSITLPYFLTEEGISQIKKKKYQNWLAVQFVKQYSALFYLDDQFVEVKNKKDARKYAKLLFNDMIEHTNEILLFMGKWKYRQKDKNHANSEFGEEAERMHAFEANEARSASGEHIFKALTSINIPLSSQNSSCSVSSSSENERESISNTEMPKSNHDDESAWDTSIKISNPTIYESKINQPDFKSKDKKKEGKNEEEKTEEKKISILRAEEFKTVPIQEDEKLIQPSVFTGGKQNSDLRKGKRYNSFFPTTPYGVFNYNDFCLFEEENDKPLALNLDVLKVLYGENVEAFLKKIDPIGRKEYNEDDWVRLLVTTYETRKKMINTLESQEGIAKVFKRMVSIVLWFFSSLFILIIIGINVNTLVISGAAVVSSISVALNRLYSNFISSVIFVVFENPYNQGDRIRINCGPIMTVRKIKTFCTIFSTLESVPIMYPNYWLIDQSISNESRAVQSSHILTFYMSDLTSPFVFDALTKSIKQYADDRPRDFIPNSVYVYIHSIQPGHFIETRVSFSNVNPSFEWEKLLEIRTPFYLFILHTLRQHGVEYFLPESRVLYSTWSERGKRRSNQAFKDPRPLIPNNLANTKKS comes from the coding sequence ATGGAAAACCTAGGCCCAACTGATGATAAGAATCATGTAAATGCTGGGAAGGGTCGAAGAGGAACAAGATTTTCTATAATATGGAGGAAGCCTGAAGAAGATAAGGAAAGAACAAATGAAAAAAGAGAACACCATCGATTCTCGATCTGGAATCAAAAGCCATTAGgcgaaaaaaaaacaataaacGCAAAAGCTTCGAATATTGATGCAAAGAATAACGTGGATAAAATTGGCGTTTTCTTGGGTAGAAATGAAGATGAACAAAGTATATGTACGAATCAATtagaagatgaaaaaaGCCAAAGGAATATATTCCAAAAACTAGGAAGTGacttattctttaaaaggCCCAGCAAAGTTTTTGAAGAGAAgaaggaagaagaagaagaggaagatgAATCTGAGACTTGGATATATACAGTGTTTAGGTTTTTCTTCCCAGATTCCGCCCCACTATCCTGGCTCTTCTTTTTAGCATGTTCTTCTATTGCAGCATATGTCAATTATCTAATAGATAACAATTTTTCTGTTAGTTCTGCTAAATGTGCAACAGTTATCTATTTTATGGATGTTGCAACGTATTTGTTCATGATGATTGTCAGGCTGATCATTTTCAGGCTCATTTTGCCATGGTTATGTCCAGAGGGAAGAATATTTGCTGCTCTTTCTGGGACAGCAGATCCTGAACTTATTTACTGTTTATGGGCAGGTCAGATCAGTTTACTTTGGAAATTGCAGTTAACATTGaacaaagaagaaaatggaTATACTCTTCCTCTTTTAAATGATGATTCTGTTATTCCACTTCTCTCAGGATCCATAATTTTGAAGTCAAGATTAATGGTTTTAATTTTTGCTATTAGAAGACTTATTCTTGCATTCATAATGTTCTTCTTTATGCTTGACTTTATTGGATCCATGTCAAAACTATTGGTGGGATTCCTTCTCAAATATCGATTCTTAAGGCTAATTAACTGCAATTGGACTAAACTGCGCCCTCATATTGTCGAAGGCCTTAGGATGATTCCAAACCAGAATAGTCGTTTTTTGTTAAGTAAATTCTCTTCAAAGAATCGTTCTAAAGAGAAACCAATGAATAAGGGAGATTCCATTACTTTACCTTATTTTTTGACAGAAGAAGGaatttctcaaataaagaagaagaaataccAAAATTGGTTGGCAGTTCAATTTGTTAAACAATACTCAGCtctattttatttagaTGATCAGTTTGTGGAGgttaaaaataagaaagatGCCAGAAAGTATGCAAAATTGTTATTTAATGATATGATAGAACATAcaaatgaaattttacTATTCATGGGGAAGTGGAAATATAGGCAAAAGGATAAAAATCACGCAAACTCAGAATTTGGTGAGGAAGCAGAAcgcatgcatgcattcGAAGCCAATGAGGCTAGAAGCGCCTCAGGAGaacatatttttaaagCTTTAACTTCGATAAACATTCCATTATCTTCTCAAAATTCTTCCTGTTCAGTTTCATCTTCTAGTGAAAATGAAAGAGAATCTATCTCAAATACTGAAATGCCAAAAAGTAATCATGACGATGAATCTGCGTGGGATACTTCCATAAAAATCAGTAATCCAACAATATATGAGTCCAAGATCAACCAGCCTGACTTTAAAAGCAAAGATAAGAAAAAAGAGGGGAAGaatgaagaagagaaaactgaggagaagaaaataagtaTTCTTCGTGCAGAAGAATTTAAGACAGTTCCAATTCAAGAAGATGAAAAGCTTATTCAACCATCAGTGTTTACTGGAGGGAAACAAAACTCTGATTTAAGAAAAGGAAAGAGATATAACTCATTTTTCCCAACAACTCCATATGGAGTCTTTAATTACAATGACTTTTGTTTGTTTgaggaagaaaatgataagCCTTTGGCACTGAATTTAGATGTATTAAAGGTATTGTATGGAGAAAATGTAGAAGCATTTCTGAAGAAGATAGACCCAATTGGAAGAAAGGAGTACAATGAGGATGATTGGGTTAGATTATTAGTAACTACATATGAAACgaggaaaaaaatgattaacACTTTAGAATCTCAGGAGGGAATTGCAAAGGTATTTAAACGTATGGTCTCAATAGTACTTTGGTtcttttcatctttattcattctaataataattggaaTTAATGTAAATACTCTGGTTATTTCGGGTGCAGCAGTAGTCTCCTCAATCTCAGTTGCTTTAAATAGGCTTTATAGCAACTTTATAAGCTCTGTTATTTTTGTGGTTTTTGAAAATCCTTACAACCAAGGTGATAGAATTCGAATTAATTGTGGTCCAATCATGACAGTTAGAAAGATCAAAACGTTTTGTACTATCTTTTCAACACTGGAATCAGTACCAATCATGTACCCTAATTACTGGTTAATTGATCAAAgtatttcaaatgaaaGTAGAGCAGTACAAAGTAGTCATATCCTAACTTTCTATATGTCAGACTTAACAAGTCCTTTTGTTTTTGATGCATTAACTAAATCAATAAAACAATACGCAGATGACAGACCAAGAGATTTTATTCCAAACTCAgtatatgtatatattcACTCAATTCAACCGGGGCACTTCATTGAAACAAGAGTCTCTTTTTCTAATGTTAACCCTTCATTTGAATGGGAAAAATTACTAGAGATTAGGACTCCCTTCTATCTATTCATTCTTCATACATTAAGACAGCATGGAGTTGAATATTTCCTCCCAGAGAGTCGAGTTCTTTACAGTACATGGTCTGAGAGGGGAAAAAGAAGATCAAACCAAGCCTTTAAAGATCCTAGACCTTTAATTCCTAACAACTTGGCAAATACCAAAAAGTCTTAA